A stretch of DNA from Phragmitibacter flavus:
GGGTGTTTGTGAACCGGATCTGGCAGCAGTTTTTCGGGCGCGGACTGGTGGTGACGAGTGAGGACTTTGGGGTGCAGGGCCAGCTACCGACGCATCCGGAACTGATGGACTGGCTGGCGGTGTGGTTCATGGACAACGGTTGGGATGTGAAGGCGCTGTGCCGGTTGCTGGTGTTGTCGGCAACTTATGGTCAGGACAGCATGCCGGTGGAGCGACGCTGGTTGGAGGATGACCTGGACAACGCGTTGCTGGCGCGGGGTCCGCGCACACGGCTGTCGGCGGAGCAGTTGCGGGACAATGTGCTGGCGGTGAGTGGGTTGTTGGTAAAGGATTTGGGTGGGCCGCCAACGAAGCCGTATCAGCCGGCCGGCCTGTGGGAAGATTCAGGAACGCAGCACAGTTATCATCAGGATCACGGGGCGAGATTGTTTCGGAGAAGTTGTTATACTTTTTGGCGGAGGACCTTGCCGCCTCCTTCGATGACGGTGTTTGATGCGCCGACGCGGGAATTTTGCAAGTCGCGCAGGGACCGAAGTTCGACGCCGTTGCAGGCGTTGGTGTTGTTCAATGATCCGCAATTCTTGGAGGCGGCGCGGGTGTTGGCCGAGAAATTGGTGCGTGACCATCCAGGCGACGATCTGGCGCGCGTGGAGACGGCTTTTCGTTTGTTCACCGGGCGCAAAGCTGATGCAATGGAGCGGGAGGTGTTGACGGCGTTGTTGCGGGATCAACGAAGTTATTTTGCAGGATGTCCCGAGGAGGCTGAGCGCTTGCGCAGTGAGAATGGCGAGGCACCGGTGGCGAAGGAACTTTCGGCGGTGGAGGTGGCGGCTTCGACGATGCTGACGCGGGCGTTGTTGGGTTATGAGGACAGTGTGGTGAAGCCGTGATACTGAGTGAAAAGGGATAAGTGAAAAGTGAAAAGCTTATGATGAATGACTTATCCAATTCGAGTGCCTGCACAGGTGCGTGGTCGGCGGCGGGAATGTCGCGTCGGGAGGTGCTCTCGAAGATGGGGATGGGGCTTGGGGGGATGGCGTTGGCGGACATGATGGGTGGGGGAGGGACAAAGTTGGCGGCGGCTGAAGCGTCTTCAATGGCGGCGGCTCGGGTGGGTGGATTGTCTCATCTGCCGGATTTTGCGCCCAAGGCGAAGAGGGTGATCTTTTTGTTCATGAGCGGTGGTCCGTCGCAATTTGAGAGTTTTGATTACAAACCGGTGTTGCAGAAGAACCAAGGGGATGAGTTCCCGGCTTCGTTCAGAAAGGGCGGCAAACCTTTGGGAATGTCGGGGGCGCAGAGCAAGTTCACGATGGTGGGCTCGCCGTTTGAGTTTCGTCAGCACGGGCAGAGTGGGGCGTGGATAAGTTCGCTATTTCCGCACACGGCGAAGGTGGCGGATGATCTTTGTTTTGTGAAGAGCATGACGAGCGATGCGGTGAATCATGATCCGGCTTTGACGTTCATGCAGACGGGTTCTCAGTTGCCAGGGAGACCGAGCATGGGGGCGTGGTTGAATTATGGACTGGGCACGGACAATGCGGATCTGCCGAGTTTTGTGGTGCTGATCAGCAAGCGCGGAGTGGACCAGCCATTGAGTTACCGGTTGTGGGACAGCGGGTTTTTGCCGTCGCATCACTCCGGGGTGCATTTTCGGACTGGCAAGGATGCGGTGCTGTTCTTGAGCGAACCGGCGGGGGTGTCGCGGGCATCAACGCGGCGGATGTTGGATGCGTTGAAGGAGATGCATACGGAGAAGATGAGGGCGATGCCGGATGCGGGGGTAAATGCGAGGATTGAGCAGTATGAGATGGCCTTTCGGATGCAGGCGAGTGTGCCTGAGGCGACGGATTTGAGTTCCGAGCCGGAGCACATTTTTAAGTTGTATGGCGATGACGCGAAAAAAACGGGGAGCTTTGCGGCGAATTGCATTCAGGCGCGTCGACTGGCGGAACGCGGGGTGAAGTTCATCCAGTTGTATCATCCGGGTTGGGATCACCATGGCGG
This window harbors:
- a CDS encoding DUF1501 domain-containing protein, with product MMNDLSNSSACTGAWSAAGMSRREVLSKMGMGLGGMALADMMGGGGTKLAAAEASSMAAARVGGLSHLPDFAPKAKRVIFLFMSGGPSQFESFDYKPVLQKNQGDEFPASFRKGGKPLGMSGAQSKFTMVGSPFEFRQHGQSGAWISSLFPHTAKVADDLCFVKSMTSDAVNHDPALTFMQTGSQLPGRPSMGAWLNYGLGTDNADLPSFVVLISKRGVDQPLSYRLWDSGFLPSHHSGVHFRTGKDAVLFLSEPAGVSRASTRRMLDALKEMHTEKMRAMPDAGVNARIEQYEMAFRMQASVPEATDLSSEPEHIFKLYGDDAKKTGSFAANCIQARRLAERGVKFIQLYHPGWDHHGGLCEESAYPTSAREVDQPCAALLTDLKNRDMLKDTLVIWGGEFGRTSYSQGNFSKKETGTPAYGRDHHRDCFTFWMAGGGIKGGLTYGESDELGYNVGRDAVTVNDFHATVLHLLGINHERFTYRFQGRDFRLTDVAGNVVKAIMA